One Phycisphaeraceae bacterium DNA window includes the following coding sequences:
- the pdhA gene encoding pyruvate dehydrogenase (acetyl-transferring) E1 component subunit alpha: protein MPITKVFSTEIERVSILDEHGKFDEKLGKGLIPDADLLRLYESMVACRHLDEVAFRLQRSGRMGTYPQNMGQEANSLGAAYALNKDDWLVPCYRENCGLFWRGVPMELILLHWMGDERGNAIPRELYCTPLAIPIGTQMLHATGLAWASKYRGEKRLACTFFGDGATSEGDFHEACNFAANLEIPVIFFCQNNFWAISVPGKIQCSAPTVAQRAIAYGMKTVQCDGNDLFAVVKCVRDMAAYTRETGKPAFIEGVTYRLGDHTTADDARRYRDAAEVEMWKTRDPITRLKAYMKDRKIWNDSKEGELKEKVEKEIAAAVERAETIAAPTRDDFFNAMYAELPPDLERQRDTMQTHGLGEDPAQLEGAEVRQLDHPEHAH from the coding sequence ATGCCCATCACGAAGGTTTTCAGCACGGAAATCGAGCGCGTCTCGATCCTCGATGAGCACGGGAAGTTCGACGAGAAGCTCGGCAAGGGTCTCATTCCCGACGCCGACCTCCTCCGTCTCTACGAGTCCATGGTGGCCTGCCGCCACCTGGATGAGGTGGCCTTCCGGCTCCAGCGATCGGGTCGCATGGGGACCTACCCGCAGAACATGGGGCAGGAGGCCAACAGCCTCGGCGCCGCCTACGCCCTGAACAAGGACGACTGGCTGGTTCCCTGCTACCGCGAGAACTGCGGTCTCTTCTGGCGCGGAGTGCCCATGGAGCTCATCCTCCTTCACTGGATGGGAGATGAGCGCGGGAACGCCATTCCGCGCGAGCTCTACTGCACGCCGCTGGCCATTCCCATCGGAACGCAGATGCTTCACGCGACGGGGCTCGCGTGGGCCTCCAAGTATCGCGGCGAGAAGCGCCTTGCCTGCACCTTCTTCGGCGACGGCGCAACCAGCGAGGGCGACTTCCACGAGGCGTGCAACTTCGCGGCGAATCTCGAGATTCCCGTGATCTTCTTCTGCCAGAACAACTTCTGGGCGATCTCGGTGCCCGGCAAGATTCAGTGCTCGGCGCCGACCGTGGCTCAGCGCGCGATCGCCTACGGCATGAAGACCGTGCAATGCGACGGCAACGACCTCTTCGCGGTGGTCAAGTGCGTGCGCGACATGGCTGCCTACACGAGGGAGACCGGCAAGCCGGCGTTCATCGAGGGCGTCACCTATCGCCTCGGCGACCACACCACGGCGGATGATGCGCGTCGCTATCGCGACGCCGCCGAGGTTGAGATGTGGAAGACCCGCGATCCCATCACTCGCCTGAAGGCCTACATGAAGGATCGCAAGATCTGGAATGACTCGAAGGAGGGCGAACTGAAGGAGAAGGTCGAGAAGGAGATCGCCGCTGCCGTCGAGCGAGCCGAGACGATCGCGGCACCGACGCGCGACGACTTCTTCAACGCGATGTACGCCGAGCTGCCGCCCGACCTCGAGCGCCAGCGCGACACCATGCAGACGCACGGTCTCGGCGAAGACCCCGCACAGCTCGAAGGTGCCGAGGTCCGGCAGTTGGACCACCCGGAGCACGCCCACTGA
- the ctaD gene encoding cytochrome c oxidase subunit I, which translates to MSTLSTGHGASTPAGGGSVPDTRRPGAARDSGRVDLMARLHEWTVTVDHKRLGILYVASGLFFFVIAGIQATLMRLQLVVPVNDFLTPDTFNRLFTMHGTTMVFLVGMPVLLGIANFLVPLMIGARDMAFPRLNAFGFWLFLFGGLLLYYSYIGSAGLYGAGSTPDAGWFMYAPLTTRSFSRGNATDYWILGIMVSGFGSMTTAVNLVATIFSMRCPGMTLMRMPLLVWMMIVVAVLILAVMPVLTAAQVMLLFDRSLGAHFFNPQQEGSALLWQHLFWFFGHPEVYILILPAFGFISEIIPVFSRKVIFGYPLMVAATVAICFISLGVWAHHMFVAGLSPFLNALFAASTFLISVPTGIKIFNWIGTMWGGRIRFDVPMLFATGFLALFVFGGLTGIMLAVVPFDWQLSDTYFVVGHFHYVLIGGTLFGIFGAIFYWFPKAFGCKLDERLGKWTFWIFLIGFTLTFFPMHISGMLGMPRRIYTYQPDRGWELWNLISTIGVPLQIAGVSILVWNIIRTLRRGEPCGDDPWDAWTLEWATTSPPPEWNFHEVPVCTSRRPLWDRKHPEDPDEHYE; encoded by the coding sequence ATGAGCACACTCTCCACAGGTCACGGTGCAAGCACTCCAGCCGGGGGAGGGTCTGTTCCCGACACGCGTCGACCGGGCGCCGCGCGCGACTCCGGGCGTGTCGACCTGATGGCGCGGCTGCATGAATGGACGGTGACCGTCGATCACAAGCGACTCGGCATCCTCTATGTCGCGTCGGGGCTCTTCTTCTTCGTGATTGCGGGCATCCAGGCGACGCTCATGCGTCTCCAGTTGGTCGTCCCGGTCAACGACTTCCTGACGCCGGACACCTTCAACCGGCTCTTCACCATGCACGGCACCACCATGGTCTTCCTGGTGGGCATGCCGGTGCTGCTCGGCATCGCGAACTTCCTCGTTCCGCTCATGATCGGAGCGCGGGACATGGCCTTCCCGCGACTCAACGCCTTCGGCTTCTGGCTCTTCCTCTTCGGCGGGCTGCTTCTCTACTACAGCTACATCGGATCGGCGGGTCTCTATGGCGCCGGAAGCACGCCAGATGCCGGGTGGTTCATGTACGCGCCGCTCACCACGCGCAGCTTCAGTCGCGGCAATGCGACCGACTACTGGATCCTCGGCATCATGGTCAGCGGCTTCGGCAGCATGACCACCGCAGTGAATCTCGTCGCCACGATCTTCTCGATGCGCTGCCCCGGCATGACGCTCATGCGCATGCCGCTGCTCGTGTGGATGATGATCGTCGTCGCGGTGCTCATCCTGGCCGTCATGCCCGTGCTGACCGCGGCGCAGGTGATGCTGCTCTTCGATCGCTCACTCGGGGCGCACTTCTTCAATCCGCAGCAGGAGGGGTCGGCGCTGCTCTGGCAGCATCTCTTCTGGTTCTTCGGACATCCCGAGGTGTACATCCTCATCCTGCCCGCATTCGGCTTCATCAGCGAGATCATCCCGGTCTTCAGCCGCAAGGTGATCTTCGGCTATCCGCTCATGGTCGCGGCGACGGTGGCCATCTGCTTCATTTCGCTTGGGGTCTGGGCCCACCACATGTTCGTGGCGGGTTTGAGCCCCTTCCTCAATGCACTCTTCGCGGCGAGCACCTTCCTGATCTCCGTTCCCACCGGCATCAAGATCTTCAACTGGATCGGCACCATGTGGGGAGGTCGCATCCGCTTCGATGTCCCGATGCTCTTCGCCACGGGGTTCCTGGCGCTCTTCGTCTTCGGTGGGCTGACCGGCATCATGCTCGCCGTGGTGCCCTTCGACTGGCAGTTGTCGGACACCTACTTCGTGGTGGGGCACTTCCACTATGTCCTGATCGGCGGCACGCTCTTCGGCATCTTTGGCGCGATCTTCTACTGGTTCCCCAAGGCCTTCGGGTGCAAGCTCGATGAGCGCCTCGGCAAGTGGACCTTCTGGATCTTCCTCATCGGCTTCACGCTCACCTTCTTCCCGATGCACATCTCGGGCATGCTGGGCATGCCGCGTCGCATCTACACCTATCAGCCCGATCGCGGGTGGGAACTCTGGAACCTGATCTCGACGATCGGCGTGCCGCTCCAGATCGCCGGCGTCTCGATCCTCGTCTGGAACATCATCCGCACGCTGCGGCGCGGCGAGCCATGCGGTGATGATCCGTGGGATGCGTGGACGCTCGAGTGGGCGACCACCAGCCCGCCGCCAGAGTGGAACTTCCACGAGGTTCCCGTCTGCACCAGTCGTCGGCCACTGTGGGATCGCAAGCATCCCGAGGATCCCGATGAGCACTATGAGTGA
- a CDS encoding 2-oxo acid dehydrogenase subunit E2 has protein sequence MAGVKQPADKSHFILPDLGEGLAEAELISWKVKPGDAVKEQQTLAEMQTDKALVEVPSPWTGVISELCGKEGEVIKVGAVLVRYAVGGASAKSSAPLAGTQTKPSAAPASAAASSAAARASTGATHSATARSSAGSGGHSRGGAAVAASNGADEDQGTVVGSVSGTLSVSDRFARRTPESAAAETARGKALATPAVRRMAREMKVDISAVPATGRGGRVTASDVAAFARGGSTQERTAAVSARSSALAAALPPVDAQGVSQRIPFRGVRRKIAEALDRSVRTAVHFTATDEADVTALDGKRREYSRVLGGKLSMLPFVMAAVCRGLRLHPALNANVDDANAEILLKGVINLGVAVDTDAGLMVPVLRDADRLSIVELSDGVKRLAARCRDRSITREESLGGTFTISNVGSYGAMFATPIINYPEVAILAVGRAKERVLVKDGRFYAGLVLPLSISCDHRVVDGAEAARFLNTVVKLLEDPGDLLG, from the coding sequence ATGGCCGGCGTCAAGCAACCCGCAGACAAGAGTCACTTCATTCTGCCCGACCTCGGCGAAGGTCTCGCCGAGGCGGAGCTCATCAGTTGGAAGGTCAAGCCCGGCGACGCAGTGAAGGAGCAGCAGACGCTCGCGGAGATGCAGACGGACAAGGCGCTCGTTGAAGTGCCCAGTCCGTGGACCGGGGTGATCAGTGAGCTCTGCGGCAAGGAAGGCGAGGTCATCAAGGTCGGTGCGGTGCTCGTTCGCTACGCGGTGGGCGGAGCGAGTGCCAAGAGCAGTGCGCCACTGGCCGGCACGCAGACAAAGCCGTCGGCGGCGCCGGCATCGGCGGCCGCGTCAAGCGCTGCTGCCCGCGCGTCCACGGGAGCCACGCACTCAGCCACGGCGCGCAGCAGCGCAGGATCGGGAGGCCACTCGCGCGGTGGAGCGGCGGTGGCCGCCAGCAATGGCGCCGACGAGGACCAGGGCACGGTGGTCGGCAGCGTGTCGGGCACGCTCTCCGTCAGCGACCGCTTCGCGCGGCGCACACCGGAGTCGGCCGCGGCGGAGACGGCCCGCGGAAAGGCTCTTGCTACACCCGCCGTGCGCCGCATGGCGCGCGAGATGAAGGTGGACATCAGCGCCGTGCCGGCGACCGGTCGCGGCGGTCGAGTGACCGCAAGCGATGTCGCGGCCTTCGCCCGCGGCGGAAGCACCCAGGAGCGCACGGCAGCCGTGTCGGCCCGCAGCAGCGCGCTCGCCGCAGCGCTCCCGCCGGTCGATGCCCAGGGTGTCTCCCAGCGGATTCCCTTCCGCGGAGTGCGCCGCAAGATCGCCGAGGCGCTCGATCGCTCGGTCCGCACGGCCGTGCACTTCACGGCCACCGACGAAGCCGATGTCACCGCACTCGACGGGAAGCGCCGCGAGTACTCGCGCGTGCTCGGCGGCAAGCTCTCGATGCTTCCCTTCGTGATGGCTGCCGTCTGTCGCGGCCTGCGGCTTCACCCGGCGCTCAACGCCAATGTCGATGATGCCAATGCCGAGATCCTGCTCAAGGGCGTCATCAATCTTGGCGTGGCTGTTGACACCGATGCGGGCCTCATGGTCCCCGTGCTGCGAGATGCCGATCGGCTCTCGATCGTGGAGCTTTCCGATGGCGTGAAGAGGCTGGCGGCCCGCTGCCGTGATCGCTCGATCACGCGCGAGGAGAGTCTCGGCGGCACCTTTACCATTTCGAATGTCGGCAGCTACGGCGCCATGTTCGCGACGCCGATCATCAACTATCCCGAGGTGGCGATCCTCGCCGTCGGGCGCGCGAAGGAGCGCGTGCTGGTGAAGGACGGTCGCTTCTACGCCGGGCTGGTCCTGCCGCTCTCGATTTCATGCGATCACCGCGTGGTGGACGGCGCCGAGGCCGCCCGCTTCCTCAACACTGTGGTGAAGCTGCTCGAAGATCCGGGCGACCTGCTCGGCTGA
- a CDS encoding alpha-ketoacid dehydrogenase subunit beta, with protein sequence MANLTLVQAINLALVQEMEKDDRVIILGEDVGPNGGVFRVTEGLHKRFGAHRVVDSPLAESGIIGTSIGLAMAGLRPVPEIQFEGFLGPAYDQLCSHAARMRTRTRGAFTVPMTVRVPVGGGIHAPELHSDSPESIYAHTPGLKVVMPSSPYDAKGLLVASIRDPDPVIFFEPKRIYRAFREEVPEDEYVIPLGQARVVCEGEEMTMVSWGSSVIQCMQAIERTGRNIELIDLRTIYPLDMDAIEASVKKTGRCVIVHEAPKTCGLGAEISARIMERCFLHLEAPVQRVTGFDTIMPYYKLELEYLPDAARIARAIEETAAY encoded by the coding sequence ATGGCCAATCTCACGCTCGTTCAGGCAATCAACCTCGCGCTCGTCCAGGAGATGGAGAAGGACGATCGCGTCATCATTCTCGGCGAGGATGTCGGTCCCAACGGCGGCGTCTTCCGCGTCACCGAGGGCTTGCACAAGCGCTTCGGCGCCCATCGCGTGGTCGACTCGCCGCTCGCCGAAAGCGGCATCATCGGCACCTCGATCGGCCTGGCCATGGCGGGACTTCGGCCTGTGCCCGAGATCCAGTTTGAGGGCTTTCTCGGCCCCGCCTATGACCAGCTTTGCTCGCATGCGGCGCGCATGCGCACACGAACGCGCGGCGCGTTCACCGTGCCGATGACGGTCCGTGTGCCGGTCGGCGGCGGTATTCACGCGCCGGAGTTGCACAGCGACTCGCCCGAGTCGATCTACGCGCACACCCCCGGACTCAAGGTGGTCATGCCGAGTTCGCCCTACGACGCCAAGGGATTGCTCGTGGCGTCGATCCGCGACCCAGATCCCGTCATCTTCTTCGAGCCCAAGCGCATCTATCGAGCCTTCCGCGAGGAGGTCCCCGAGGATGAGTATGTGATTCCTCTGGGGCAGGCCCGCGTCGTGTGCGAAGGCGAGGAGATGACCATGGTGAGCTGGGGCTCCAGCGTCATCCAGTGCATGCAGGCCATCGAGCGCACTGGGAGAAACATCGAGCTCATCGACCTGCGGACCATCTATCCGCTCGACATGGACGCGATCGAAGCCAGCGTCAAGAAGACCGGGCGCTGCGTCATTGTGCACGAGGCGCCGAAGACCTGTGGACTGGGTGCGGAAATCTCCGCCCGGATCATGGAGCGATGCTTCCTTCACCTGGAAGCGCCGGTCCAGCGCGTCACCGGCTTCGACACGATCATGCCGTACTACAAGCTCGAACTCGAGTACCTCCCCGATGCGGCGCGAATCGCCCGCGCCATCGAGGAGACGGCGGCCTACTGA
- the coxB gene encoding cytochrome c oxidase subunit II, translating to MLDGRARRILGGVARVPGVPGGLLALLLLVVGPLVVALTAGTAAADSSGPGAGASTTVCAPGVLGGPPTSGAGVTSIFGADSPPAESIRHLAWLVLGICAAIFVVVEALLFVAVVRFRRRKREAALAGEPEPTQLYGSNPIELAWTVVPLLIVFVLGLVTIRTIREVQLTEPPEGALRVQVIGHQWWWEYRFPDELGNGREVVTANELVVPVGRPVWLELESADVIHSWWVPRLAGKTDCIPGRTNVTWFKARRPGLYLGQCAEYCGTQHANMLLRVTAVEPDAFREWLEQQASPAVVDPAVDEGRRLFAGFACLNCHAIDGVSAGMFGPNLTHLASRETIGSGILPLTRDTLRAWIDDPQKLKIGCNMPSLKLDDRELDLITDYLLTLR from the coding sequence ATGCTTGACGGTCGCGCCAGACGAATCCTCGGTGGAGTGGCTCGCGTGCCGGGCGTTCCCGGCGGGCTCTTGGCGCTGCTTCTGCTGGTAGTCGGCCCCCTCGTCGTGGCCTTGACCGCGGGTACGGCGGCGGCGGATTCGAGCGGTCCTGGCGCCGGCGCATCCACGACGGTGTGCGCACCGGGCGTGCTGGGGGGACCGCCGACCAGCGGTGCGGGCGTCACAAGCATCTTCGGCGCCGACTCTCCCCCTGCGGAGTCGATCCGTCACCTGGCATGGCTCGTCCTCGGGATCTGCGCCGCCATCTTCGTGGTCGTCGAGGCGCTCCTCTTTGTGGCTGTCGTGCGCTTCCGCCGCAGGAAGCGCGAGGCGGCGCTGGCCGGCGAGCCCGAGCCGACCCAGCTTTATGGCTCGAATCCAATCGAGCTGGCCTGGACGGTCGTTCCGCTCCTCATCGTCTTTGTGCTCGGGCTCGTCACCATCAGGACCATCCGGGAAGTGCAGCTCACCGAGCCGCCCGAAGGCGCTCTGCGAGTGCAGGTCATCGGCCATCAGTGGTGGTGGGAGTACCGCTTCCCCGATGAGCTCGGAAACGGGCGCGAAGTGGTCACCGCCAACGAACTCGTCGTGCCCGTGGGGCGGCCCGTCTGGCTCGAGCTCGAGTCAGCCGATGTGATCCACAGTTGGTGGGTTCCCCGTCTCGCCGGGAAGACTGACTGCATTCCCGGTCGGACGAATGTCACATGGTTCAAGGCTCGTCGCCCGGGTCTCTACCTCGGGCAGTGCGCCGAGTATTGCGGAACACAGCACGCGAACATGCTGCTGCGCGTGACGGCGGTGGAGCCCGATGCCTTCCGCGAGTGGCTCGAGCAACAGGCGTCGCCAGCGGTGGTGGACCCCGCCGTCGATGAAGGTCGGCGCCTCTTTGCTGGATTCGCCTGCCTGAACTGCCATGCGATCGATGGTGTGAGCGCCGGGATGTTCGGTCCGAATCTCACGCATCTCGCGAGCCGCGAGACGATCGGATCGGGCATTCTGCCGCTGACCCGCGACACGCTTCGCGCGTGGATCGATGACCCGCAGAAGCTCAAGATCGGCTGCAACATGCCCTCTTTGAAGCTCGATGACCGAGAGCTCGACCTGATCACCGACTATCTGCTGACCCTTCGATGA
- a CDS encoding NAD-dependent epimerase/dehydratase family protein, translated as MTTIRTALLTAPLLALALAGPAMAATTATAQPIMNDPPPAPKKILILGGTGLLGPHIVERARERGHEVTLFNRGRSSPGLFPEVERIEGDRYSDLSGLEKAVKDGRRWDAVIDTFTYVPKTVTDAMDILKPAMDHFVVISTISVYASNDEPNADESAPLATVPDEVAAQITTHEQVGQHYGAMKARVEKAAEENFPGKVTIIRPGLIVGPRDTTGRYAYWPIRASEGGRMVAPGDGSDPIQIVDARDLADFIVTCVEERHLGVYNAVNPAGSLTMREVVDSACRVAGGTTTPVWIPFEFLAEQGVAPWQQMPAWVPPTLPGYAGFGRVNTDRAVKAGLKSRPIDEINRAILEYFTTRSGEIREERGEEFAAQWRQRMRGGLPKEKEAEVLAAWDSRNAATP; from the coding sequence GTGACGACGATTCGAACCGCGCTCTTGACCGCACCACTGCTGGCCCTCGCACTCGCAGGGCCGGCAATGGCGGCGACGACCGCGACAGCGCAACCGATCATGAACGACCCACCACCCGCACCGAAGAAGATCCTCATCCTTGGAGGCACGGGCCTTCTCGGGCCTCACATCGTTGAACGGGCGCGCGAGCGCGGGCACGAGGTGACGCTCTTCAACCGTGGTCGTTCGAGTCCAGGCCTCTTCCCCGAGGTCGAGCGCATCGAGGGCGATCGCTACAGCGATCTATCCGGACTTGAGAAGGCGGTGAAGGATGGACGCCGCTGGGACGCAGTCATCGACACCTTCACCTATGTGCCCAAGACCGTGACCGATGCGATGGACATTCTCAAGCCTGCGATGGATCACTTCGTGGTGATCTCGACCATCTCGGTGTACGCCTCGAATGACGAACCCAATGCCGATGAGAGCGCGCCCTTGGCGACGGTGCCCGATGAGGTCGCCGCGCAGATCACCACCCATGAGCAGGTGGGCCAGCACTATGGCGCCATGAAGGCGCGCGTGGAGAAGGCCGCCGAGGAGAACTTCCCGGGCAAGGTGACGATCATTCGGCCGGGGCTCATTGTGGGGCCGCGGGACACCACCGGGCGCTACGCGTACTGGCCGATCCGTGCGTCCGAGGGCGGCCGAATGGTGGCGCCGGGTGACGGCAGCGATCCGATTCAGATCGTCGATGCGCGCGATCTCGCCGACTTCATCGTCACCTGTGTTGAGGAGCGGCACCTTGGCGTCTACAACGCGGTGAACCCCGCAGGCTCGCTCACCATGCGCGAGGTGGTTGACTCCGCCTGCCGCGTGGCTGGTGGAACGACCACGCCCGTGTGGATTCCCTTCGAGTTTCTCGCCGAGCAGGGCGTCGCGCCCTGGCAGCAGATGCCCGCGTGGGTGCCGCCGACGCTTCCGGGCTATGCGGGCTTCGGCCGGGTGAACACCGATCGCGCGGTGAAAGCGGGGCTCAAGTCGCGCCCGATCGACGAGATCAACCGCGCGATCTTGGAGTACTTCACCACTCGATCCGGTGAGATCCGCGAGGAGCGGGGCGAGGAGTTTGCTGCGCAGTGGCGGCAGCGGATGCGCGGTGGTCTGCCGAAGGAGAAGGAAGCCGAAGTGCTCGCCGCGTGGGACTCGAGGAACGCGGCCACTCCATGA
- a CDS encoding glucosidase encodes MSAEETRLARAANPKTPWRLWGPYLSERQWGTVREDYSSDGNAWDSFPHDHARSRAYKWGEDGLAGYSDDQQQLCWALALWNGRDPIIKERLFGLTNGEGNHGEDVKEYYFYLDSTPTHSWMRWLYKYPQRAYPYSEIVEKNRARGRHEPEYELLDTGVFDDNRYFDVVVDFAKASPTDTCIRITVHNRGPEPASLHLLPHLWFRNDWWMNPAGPRPSLRMARGSSSSVCIAADHPRLGAMYLHCEGAPELLFTENETNSQRLWGQPNATRFVKDAFNDRLVHGRRDTVNPEGVGTKSAAHFIVEIPAGQSKVIRLRLNDEAPGSSSRPFSDFEATMRAREKEADEFYETVIPEGFSKDRANVMRQAIAGMLWGKQYYYFDLDRWLDEHGANPVSGGRRSVRNREWFHMLNQHVISMPDKWEYPWYAAWDLAFHVLPIQLVDPEFAKEQLLLMLDENYMHPGGQMPAYEWNFGDVNPPVHAWASFFLYMRQKNLGKPDRAFLETTIARLTQNFNWWVNRKDPEGRSLFSGGFLGLDNIGVFDRSAPLPTGGYLLQADGTAWMAFYSHCMIQIALELSEEEPSTYGRVVSKFVEHFFWIAGAMHRKGDQVDDLWDEDDGFFYDVLVTPDGRAQRLKLRSMVGLLPLMASTVFPESSLRDLPKAVERIRSFQQRYPELHENIHPFEKPGVAGRHLLSVLNETKLRRILSRMLDEREFLSPYGIRSLSKAHESQPYVFTSHGTEFRVEYQPAESLTGAFGGNSNWRGPIWLPVNVLLIRGLINLYGYFGDDFKVECPTGSGQHMTLFEIAREISHRLESIFLTGPNGRRPVNDSLQKFSDDPHWRDLVLFYEYFHGDTGQGLGASHQTGWTGVIAFLADFFERITPESMRTEGRASLGRLNSGSRRSGSAKKSAVR; translated from the coding sequence ATGAGTGCAGAAGAGACCCGTCTCGCCCGCGCCGCCAATCCAAAGACCCCATGGCGCCTCTGGGGGCCCTATCTCAGCGAGCGACAGTGGGGAACCGTGCGAGAGGACTACTCCTCCGACGGCAATGCATGGGACTCCTTTCCGCACGATCACGCACGCTCCCGCGCGTACAAGTGGGGTGAGGACGGTCTTGCCGGCTACAGCGACGATCAGCAGCAGCTCTGCTGGGCGCTCGCCCTCTGGAATGGTCGCGATCCGATCATCAAGGAGCGCCTCTTCGGCCTGACGAATGGCGAGGGCAATCATGGCGAAGATGTGAAGGAGTACTACTTCTATCTTGACAGTACTCCGACACACTCGTGGATGCGCTGGCTCTACAAGTATCCGCAGCGGGCATACCCTTACTCGGAGATCGTGGAGAAGAACCGTGCGCGCGGGCGCCACGAGCCGGAGTACGAGCTGCTCGACACCGGGGTCTTCGACGACAATCGTTACTTTGATGTCGTTGTTGACTTCGCGAAGGCGTCGCCCACGGACACCTGCATTCGCATCACGGTGCACAATCGCGGTCCGGAGCCGGCATCGCTCCATCTGCTCCCGCACCTCTGGTTCCGCAACGACTGGTGGATGAACCCCGCCGGACCGAGACCGTCGCTCCGCATGGCGCGGGGGTCGTCGAGCTCGGTGTGCATCGCCGCCGATCACCCGCGGCTCGGCGCGATGTACCTCCACTGCGAGGGCGCGCCGGAGCTCCTGTTCACGGAGAACGAGACCAACTCGCAGCGTCTCTGGGGCCAACCGAACGCCACGCGCTTCGTGAAGGACGCGTTCAATGATCGCCTAGTGCATGGCCGCCGCGACACAGTCAATCCCGAAGGCGTGGGTACCAAGTCTGCCGCGCACTTCATCGTCGAGATTCCTGCGGGCCAGTCGAAGGTGATTCGACTGCGTTTGAACGATGAGGCGCCGGGCTCGTCATCCAGGCCGTTCTCCGACTTTGAAGCAACGATGCGCGCTCGTGAGAAGGAGGCCGACGAGTTCTATGAGACGGTGATTCCCGAGGGCTTCTCCAAGGATCGCGCCAATGTCATGCGGCAGGCGATCGCGGGCATGCTCTGGGGCAAGCAGTACTACTACTTCGATCTCGATCGCTGGCTCGACGAACACGGCGCCAACCCCGTCTCGGGCGGTCGGCGCAGCGTGCGCAATCGCGAGTGGTTCCACATGCTCAACCAGCATGTGATCTCCATGCCCGACAAGTGGGAGTATCCCTGGTACGCGGCATGGGACCTGGCGTTCCATGTGCTGCCAATCCAGCTCGTGGACCCGGAGTTCGCGAAGGAGCAGCTCCTGCTCATGCTGGATGAGAACTACATGCATCCCGGCGGTCAGATGCCAGCATATGAGTGGAACTTCGGCGATGTGAATCCACCTGTCCACGCCTGGGCGTCGTTCTTCCTGTACATGCGTCAGAAGAATCTCGGCAAGCCCGACCGGGCGTTCCTGGAAACGACGATTGCGCGGCTCACTCAGAACTTCAACTGGTGGGTGAACCGCAAGGACCCGGAGGGCCGGAGCCTCTTCAGCGGCGGCTTCCTGGGCTTGGACAACATCGGCGTTTTTGATCGAAGCGCACCGCTGCCCACGGGCGGCTACCTCCTTCAGGCCGACGGCACCGCCTGGATGGCCTTCTACAGCCATTGCATGATCCAGATCGCGCTGGAGCTTTCGGAGGAGGAGCCATCCACCTATGGACGAGTGGTCAGCAAGTTCGTGGAGCACTTCTTCTGGATCGCCGGCGCCATGCATCGCAAGGGTGACCAGGTCGACGATCTATGGGATGAAGACGATGGCTTCTTCTACGATGTGCTCGTTACTCCGGATGGACGCGCCCAGCGCCTCAAGCTCCGCTCGATGGTGGGCCTCCTGCCGCTGATGGCCAGCACGGTCTTTCCGGAGTCGTCGCTGCGCGATCTGCCGAAGGCGGTCGAGCGCATCAGGTCCTTTCAGCAGCGCTATCCCGAGCTGCACGAGAACATTCACCCCTTCGAGAAGCCCGGGGTGGCTGGGCGACACCTGCTCTCGGTTCTCAATGAGACCAAGCTCCGGCGGATCCTTTCGCGCATGCTCGACGAGCGCGAGTTCCTGAGTCCGTACGGCATTCGATCGCTCTCCAAGGCCCACGAGTCGCAGCCCTATGTCTTCACCTCGCATGGCACCGAATTCCGCGTGGAGTATCAGCCGGCCGAGTCCCTGACCGGGGCCTTCGGCGGGAACTCCAACTGGCGCGGCCCCATCTGGCTGCCGGTGAATGTGCTGCTCATTCGAGGCCTGATCAACCTGTATGGCTACTTCGGCGATGACTTCAAGGTGGAGTGCCCCACGGGTTCGGGGCAGCACATGACACTCTTCGAGATCGCCCGGGAGATCAGTCACCGGCTTGAGTCCATCTTCCTCACCGGACCGAACGGCCGGCGGCCTGTCAACGACTCGTTGCAGAAGTTCAGCGACGACCCTCACTGGCGCGACCTCGTCCTCTTCTACGAGTACTTCCATGGGGACACGGGCCAGGGTCTCGGCGCAAGTCACCAGACCGGGTGGACCGGGGTCATCGCGTTCCTGGCGGACTTCTTCGAACGCATCACACCCGAGTCGATGCGGACCGAGGGGCGCGCAAGCCTGGGACGGCTGAACTCTGGTTCGCGGCGGAGTGGCTCCGCGAAGAAGAGCGCCGTGCGGTGA